One genomic window of Bradyrhizobium sp. B124 includes the following:
- the phnD gene encoding phosphonate ABC transporter substrate-binding protein, whose translation MITRRIILAGAAALAFAGSASAEDWKTKYPEITFAVIPAENGSGVTERYGPLTEYLSKELGIKVTLRVANDYAAVIEGQRAGNIHIGYYGPASFARARLTGVKTDAFVIDVNADGSKGYYSVFYVLAKSPYQKVEDLKGKNIGLVDPNSTSGNNMPRFKLNQMGIDPETYFSKVVFTGSHENAVLALAQGTVDVAANWWNADDDSNLTRMLAKNMVKSSDGTPLKKEDFRIIVKSDLIINSPYAYLESLPDDMKAKIKQAFLDMPTKDPEAFKKLSDGKNRPWQPVTNADYDKTIELIKFVDALRKKGS comes from the coding sequence ATGATCACTCGTCGCATCATTCTGGCCGGCGCCGCCGCGCTGGCGTTTGCAGGATCGGCTTCGGCCGAGGACTGGAAGACCAAGTATCCGGAGATCACCTTCGCGGTGATTCCCGCCGAGAACGGCTCCGGTGTTACCGAGCGCTACGGTCCGCTCACCGAGTATCTGTCGAAGGAACTCGGCATCAAGGTGACCCTGCGCGTCGCCAACGACTACGCGGCCGTCATCGAGGGCCAGCGCGCCGGCAACATCCACATCGGTTACTACGGCCCGGCGTCGTTCGCCCGCGCTCGCCTCACCGGCGTCAAGACCGACGCGTTCGTGATCGACGTCAATGCCGACGGTTCGAAGGGCTATTATTCGGTGTTCTACGTGCTCGCCAAGAGCCCGTACCAGAAGGTCGAAGACCTCAAGGGCAAGAATATCGGCCTGGTCGATCCCAACTCGACCTCCGGCAACAACATGCCGCGTTTCAAGCTGAACCAGATGGGGATCGATCCGGAGACCTACTTCTCCAAGGTCGTCTTCACCGGCAGCCACGAGAACGCCGTGCTGGCGCTGGCGCAGGGCACCGTCGACGTCGCCGCCAATTGGTGGAATGCCGACGACGATTCCAACCTGACCCGCATGCTCGCCAAGAACATGGTGAAGTCGAGCGACGGCACGCCGCTGAAGAAGGAGGACTTCCGTATCATCGTGAAGTCCGACCTGATCATCAACTCGCCCTACGCCTATCTCGAGAGCCTTCCCGACGACATGAAGGCGAAGATCAAGCAGGCCTTCCTCGACATGCCGACGAAGGATCCGGAAGCCTTCAAGAAGCTGTCCGACGGCAAGAACCGTCCATGGCAGCCGGTCACCAACGCCGACTACGACAAGACCATCGAGCTGATCAAGTTCGTCGACGCTCTGCGCAAGAAGGGCTCCTGA
- the phnE gene encoding phosphonate ABC transporter, permease protein PhnE encodes MSQLPKPDTADLRAKYPGVFERPASARLAMPATIVAAIAIFAYGLVDLDFSPSRLISGMSQLGWITMMMIPPNPGASFPLYMQALGETLSIALLGTTLAAVLALPVSLLAARNIIPSNLIRFPVRRFLDSIRGVDTLIWALVWINVVGLGPFAGVLAIMVSDFGAFGKLFSEAIEAADRKQVEGIRASGGNALHEIRFGLLPQVLPVIAAQVLYFIESNTRSATIIGIVGAGGIGLQLAEQIRVLEWQKVSFLILMILIAVAAIDFISSKLRFAIIGQRAVV; translated from the coding sequence ATGAGCCAGCTGCCGAAGCCGGACACCGCGGACTTGCGTGCGAAATACCCCGGCGTGTTCGAACGCCCCGCGTCGGCGCGGCTGGCGATGCCGGCCACGATCGTGGCGGCGATCGCGATCTTTGCATACGGCCTGGTCGATCTCGACTTCTCGCCGTCCAGGCTGATCTCGGGAATGAGCCAGCTCGGCTGGATCACCATGATGATGATCCCGCCCAATCCCGGCGCGTCGTTCCCGCTCTACATGCAGGCGCTCGGCGAGACGCTGTCGATCGCGCTGCTCGGCACCACGCTTGCGGCGGTGCTGGCGCTGCCGGTCAGCCTCTTGGCGGCGCGCAACATCATCCCCTCGAACCTGATCCGCTTTCCGGTGCGCCGCTTCCTGGATTCGATCCGCGGCGTCGATACGCTGATCTGGGCGCTGGTCTGGATCAACGTCGTCGGTCTCGGCCCGTTCGCCGGCGTGCTGGCGATCATGGTCTCCGACTTCGGCGCGTTCGGAAAGCTGTTCTCGGAGGCGATCGAGGCGGCCGATCGCAAGCAGGTCGAGGGCATCCGCGCCTCCGGCGGCAATGCGTTGCATGAAATCCGCTTCGGGCTGCTGCCGCAGGTGCTGCCTGTGATCGCCGCCCAGGTGCTCTACTTCATCGAGTCGAACACCCGTTCGGCCACCATCATCGGCATCGTCGGCGCCGGCGGCATTGGGCTCCAGCTCGCCGAGCAGATCCGCGTGCTGGAATGGCAGAAGGTGTCGTTCCTGATCCTGATGATCCTGATCGCGGTCGCCGCGATCGATTTCATCTCGAGCAAGCTGCGCTTTGCCATCATCGGCCAAAGGGCGGTGGTGTAG
- the phnE gene encoding phosphonate ABC transporter, permease protein PhnE has product MATAISILPAQQLATLNDAYRKAVARKRLKATVAAAVFCAALFIAALGADVNLHTFFTYFGNFVSYFDRILTLDSGARVWTDPVEWFWGLKKWLRLLGETLLISYVGTLTGAVFAFALNFFAAQNTSPGPWVRFTVRRLLEFARTVPGIVFALIFVIAFGLGPMAGVLAIAIHTTGALGKLFAEIVENADMKPVEGIRSTGASWLSCMRFAILPQVSAGYASYALLRFEINVREASVMGFVGAGGIGQELVVAIRKFYYSDVSAILVTIIVTVFIIDISTGWLRGRLFGKETRR; this is encoded by the coding sequence ATGGCGACCGCCATTTCCATCCTTCCAGCGCAGCAATTGGCGACGCTGAACGATGCCTATCGCAAGGCGGTCGCGCGCAAGCGGCTGAAGGCGACGGTGGCGGCCGCGGTGTTCTGCGCGGCGCTGTTTATCGCGGCGCTCGGCGCCGATGTGAACCTGCACACGTTCTTCACCTATTTCGGCAACTTCGTCAGCTATTTCGACCGCATCCTGACGCTGGATTCCGGTGCCCGGGTCTGGACCGATCCGGTGGAATGGTTCTGGGGCCTGAAGAAATGGTTGCGGCTGCTCGGTGAGACCCTCCTGATCAGCTATGTCGGCACCTTGACCGGTGCCGTGTTTGCCTTTGCGCTGAATTTCTTCGCGGCCCAGAACACCTCGCCGGGACCATGGGTGCGCTTTACCGTCCGTCGCCTGCTCGAATTCGCCCGCACGGTGCCGGGTATCGTGTTCGCGCTGATCTTCGTGATCGCGTTCGGCCTCGGGCCGATGGCCGGCGTGCTGGCGATTGCGATCCACACCACCGGGGCGCTCGGCAAGCTGTTCGCCGAGATCGTCGAGAATGCCGACATGAAGCCGGTCGAGGGCATCCGCTCCACCGGCGCGAGCTGGCTGTCCTGCATGCGCTTTGCCATCCTGCCGCAGGTCTCGGCGGGCTACGCCAGCTATGCGCTGCTGCGCTTCGAGATCAACGTCCGCGAGGCGTCGGTGATGGGCTTCGTCGGCGCCGGCGGCATCGGCCAGGAGCTCGTGGTCGCGATCCGCAAGTTCTATTATTCCGACGTCAGCGCGATCCTCGTCACCATCATCGTCACCGTCTTCATCATCGACATCTCGACCGGCTGGCTGCGCGGCCGGCTGTTCGGCAAGGAGACCCGGCGATGA